Proteins encoded by one window of Topomyia yanbarensis strain Yona2022 unplaced genomic scaffold, ASM3024719v1 HiC_scaffold_19, whole genome shotgun sequence:
- the LOC131694894 gene encoding beta-alanine-activating enzyme-like — MLQIEAFNKYATLKAIVYHSKSGRVFYSYSQLCTAATSLKCAIQNLNLIGQCFGVSVVHSPALVAVICGINYSQSAFYCFNAGGSINRVREELKRIGSHHCFCREQDVARFQTNDTRFNIIYNFNLLDEKIQLLHFESRTQTKTACDIAYYIGTSGSTGQPKLVKVPTLCILPNLEQLKNIFQVTQDDRIFVASPASFDPFVVDVFLALRNGACLTLVANEIRLNVERLLTVLFELDKVTIMQITPSLFQRWSEQSISEVILRNGSSLRHLVLGGEPFPVRLKTFEQSSVHVYNIYGITEISCWATIEKVIPGMADREVSLGSPLDRSIELQLRHVDGGKIVDLTEERRTYPVRGQLFIGSRTRKCVVNDEHLEAVLGSEDICYRSTGDLVELRQDGKYYYLGRCDDMIKRFGTRVSLVPLEQMADQCDGIIKSCAVFDGIRHKLALFYRAHDESVNEQSMRQKFKVLLSNETIPDDIIKIDSFPLSNHGKIDRKMLLKQYQERSVQTFSKDSGIRHLFNEQIFKILGISLEKLDQPKRSKPDVRSSFLDAGGTSIQAVQLTTFLQDCSTCPIPNLIGLLLDKAVPLTEVGSYMDETNQSSTTTPAAIKPETLGNRTEICIQTKFDMNKCIDASPTTFHSEGHNRTFLAVGSHSHKIIVVDTQMNQIVSELTLPDRVESAVNYLEDQQHGLVGCYDGFLYCFDIWTSTIRWKFDSGGMIKGKALISGPLIVFGCYADEHNLFALELKGTLAWKLKLGSKGILSSPLAFYNGMAFVATLDGTCSCFVLQDGTQCWCRKLNSPVFADSVYIEHFRVVLVAEVQGVLHCLSSKCGTELWSVSTEGNIFSTPIVLPRHEDSVAILLGCHDKHLYCFNYTINSESATPSWKIRLQSPIYAGSTRLDTDLIVVCSTTGYVNLISLAAVQVISVIKTSGEIFSTPVAIDSETFYVGCRDNFLYKLGIQQPV, encoded by the exons ATGTTACAAATCGAGGCGTTCAACAAATACGCAACGCTAAAGGCAATAGTCTATCATTCCAAGAGTGGCCGTGTATTTTACTCCTACTCGCAGCTATGCACTGCAGCTACCAGTTTGAAATGTGCAATACAAAATCTCAACCTCATCGGTCAGTGTTTCGGCGTTTCTGTAGTGCATTCACCGGCGCTGGTGGCTGTTATTTGCGG AATAAATTATTCACAATCAGCATTTTACTGCTTCAACGCAGGTGGCAGTATCAATCGTGTAAGAGAAGAATTGAAGCGTATTGGTTCCCATCATTGTTTCTGTCGGGAGCAGGACGTTGCACGTTTTCAAACAAATGACACCAGATTcaatataatatataattttaatttacttGACGAGAAAATACAATTGCTCCACTTTGAGTCGAGAACACAAACTAAAACTGCATGTGATATTGCATACTATATCGGAACTTCCGGCAGTACCGGACAACCCAAACTAGTCAAAGTACCAACACTATGCATACTACCAAACCTAGAACAATTGAAGAACATATTCCAGGTGACACAGGATGATCGCATTTTTGTAGCATCGCCAGCATCGTTTGATCCTTTTGTGGTTGACGTGTTTCTGGCCCTACGAAATGGCGCCTGTCTCACACTGGTTGCAAACGAAATCCGTCTGAACGTTGAGCGATTGCTGACTGTACTGTTTGAGCTGGATAAAGTCACCATCATGCAGATTACACCATCGCTCTTCCAACGTTGGAGTGAACAGTCAATCTCGGAGGTGATTCTACGGAATGGAAGTTCTTTAAG GCATTTGGTGCTGGGCGGCGAACCTTTTCCAGTTCGATTGAAGACATTCGAACAAAGTTCGGTCCATGTATACAACATCTATGGGATAACGGAAATTTCTTGTTGGGCAACTATCGAAAAAGTTATCCCCGGTATGGCTGATCGCGAGGTATCCCTAGGTTCACCACTAGATCGCTCGATTGAGTTGCAGCTGCGACATGTCGATGGTGGCAAAATTGTAGACTTAACCGAAGAACGAAGAACATACCCAGTTCGAGGTCAGCTTTTTATAGGCAGCCGCACTCGAAAATGTGTGGTGAACGATGAACATTTGGAAGCGGTTCTTGGATCCGAAGATATTTGCTATCGAAGTACTGGTGACCTGGTTGAACTACGTCAAGATGGAAAATATTACTATTTGGGTCGTTGTGACGACATGATCAAACGTTTTGGTACCAGAGTAAGTTTAGTACCATTGGAACAGATGGCGGATCAGTGCGATGGGATAATCAAAAGTTGTGCGGTATTTGATGGGATACGCCATAAACTGGCATTATTCTACAGAGCACACGATGAATCAGTTAACGAACAAAGCATGAGGCAGAAATTCAAAGTATTACTCTCTAATGAAACAATTCCAGATGATATCATTAAAATTGATTCGTTTCCCTTGTCTAACCACGGTAAAATTGATAGGAAAATGCTTCTCAAACAGTATCAAGAGCGATCTGTGCAAACATTTAGCAAAGATAGTGGCATTCGTCATTTATTTAACGAGCAGATCTTCAAAATATTAGGTATAAGTTTAGAAAAACTTGACCAACCAAAGCGATCCAAACCGGATGTTAGAAGTTCTTTTCTGGATGCAGGTGGAACATCCATTCAAGCCGTACAGTTAACTACTTTCTTGCAAGACTGCTCCACTTGTCCAATTCCTAATCTAATCGGTTTACTATTAGACAAGGCAGTGCCGTTGACCGAAGTTGGATCATATATGGACGAGACAAACCAGTCCTCTACGACGACACCCGCCGCAATCAAACCTGAAACACTGGGGAATAGGACAGAAATCTGTATTCAAACTAAGTTCGACATGAACAAATGCATCGATGCAAGTCCTACTACCTTTCACAGTGAGGGACATAATCGAACCTTCCTGGCGGTAGGAAGTCACTCTCACAAAATAATAGTAGTGGATacacaaatgaatcaaatagttTCGGAACTTACTCTCCCAGACCGAGTGGAAAGTGCGGTTAACTATTTGGAGGACCAACAGCATGGTCTTGTTGGATGTTACGATGGTTTTTTATACTGCTTCGATATTTGGACATCCACCATTCGATGGAAGTTTGATTCAGGCGGAATGATTAAAGGTAAAGCGTTAATATCAGGCCCTTTAATTGTATTCGGCTGCTACGCAGATGAACACAACCTTTTCGCTTTAGAATTG AAAGGAACACTTGCTTGGAAGTTAAAGCTAGGATCCAAAGGTATTCTTTCGTCTCCTCTTGCATTTTACAATGGTATGGCGTTTGTGGCTACACTCGATGGCACTTGTTCATGCTTCGTCCTCCAAGATGGAACTCAATGTTGGTGCAGAAAACTCAATTCGCCCGTATTTGCGGACTCGGTGTATATAGAACATTTTCGTGTAGTTTTAGTAGCAGAAGTGCAAGGTGTCTTGCATTGTCTATCTAGTAAATGTGGGACAGAG CTGTGGTCAGTATCAACCGAAGGAAACATATTCTCTACTCCGATAGTACTACCACGACATGAGGATTCTGTAGCAATTCTGTTGGGTTGCCACGACAAGCA